A section of the Macadamia integrifolia cultivar HAES 741 chromosome 9, SCU_Mint_v3, whole genome shotgun sequence genome encodes:
- the LOC122089930 gene encoding uncharacterized protein LOC122089930 gives MPFSSFESFHCCCFFITMQVKRTRVTRSSSLGEISLFSQVKRTRVTRSSSLGEISLFSQVRPIDAPTAMWEKNAAPAAAIKRPIQCNSKVSDQGVCLYPEGNQVRAVRSLRMRCLVPSFSRSHQAVSTTRGEMWVE, from the exons atgcctttttcttctttcgaGAGCTTCCATTGTTGTTGTTTCTTCATCACAATGCAGGTTAAACGAACGCGCGTTACGAGGTCTTCAAGCTTGGGAGAGATTAGTTTGTTCAGCCAG GTTAAACGAACGCGCGTTACGAGGTCTTCAAGCTTGGGAGAGATTAGTTTGTTCAGCCAGGTGAGGCCGATTGATGCTCCAACAGCTATGTGGGAAAAGAACGCAGCTCCGGCAGCTGCCATTAAAAGACCG ATACAATGCAATTCGAAAGTCTCCGACCAAGGCGTGTGCTTGTATCCCGAAGGAAACCAGGTAAGGGCAGTGAGAAGTCTCAGGATGCGATGTCTTGTGCCCAGTTTCAGCAGATCTCACCAGGCGGTTTCAACTACAAGAGGAGAGATGTGGGTTGAATGA